The Citrus sinensis cultivar Valencia sweet orange chromosome 4, DVS_A1.0, whole genome shotgun sequence DNA segment CGTGTCACCCATCTGCTCAACGTTGCTACGTGCTCAATAACCCGTCAGTTTTAACTTAGTTTTGCTGCAACGATCGGGCTTCATCTTCTGTTATATCCCCACTTCAATCTTCACGTTTAAGGTTTTGGATTTTCTACTAAAGACAATTTCTATGGGCAGCCTAGGGTCTACAACTTTTGCTTAGCTATATTCCCAAAATTTCGTCAACTTTTTTCATAGATGATGATTTTTGTCACAAAATTTAACATGTTAAATAGCAGATATAATAATTTCGACTGAAAATTCATTACTGGTCTGAGTCTGAAAGATTATAATGTGATTGCAGTTACAGGTGGTTCTTGTTTGTAACGTTCTACGTGCAAAACCAATTGTTTTGCAGCTGTTGACATAGGTGATACGCGGCGcctattttctattttttggtTACTagatgaaaacaaataaaaaattatatataattttaaagatattaaaaaaaaaacttaaatttgagaaaaagataagaattaagaaattacaaatctttATATCAATATTGAATTTGTCAATTTGGTAGCCACGCGTTGAAAAATCTATGAACTAGCTAGCatatagaaaatttaaattaagcaGAATGTGTGCttcagtatttttttaaatcaaataagaTGTCAAGATAATTAAGATGGCAAGGGTATACTTACGTGTGTAAGTGATCTACCGAGGGCTTTAATTGAGGGTGCATCAACTTCTTCATAGAGAACCAAATCAAGTGAAGAACTAGCAGAAGATGGTAAGGCCAaagctgaagaagaagaaacggATGATAATATTGAATCAAACGATCCGAGGGCTGAGAGTGATCCACCGAGAGGATTAAAAGGCAAAGAGCTGCTTAGAGGGAAATGATCCATCAAAACCCTAAGAACCCAAACAGTAAGCCAAGTCATAAGCATGATCATGAACCTCAAATGATCAGTGGTCTTCCACTTCTCTGTGCCCTCAGTTTTAGAGGTTTGTGCAACAGAAACAAGTGTCTTTGCTGCCATGTTCACTGTGTACATGAAGATGTCGTTCAAGAGACCTGAAGCCTTGTTGGTTTTGTAGCCATATTGAGCTATGGCTAAATCTGTTGCCATGGTCATTTATAAACTTTGGAGGAGAAAGGGTTTTTAGCAGAGAGCAAACCTTTGTTCAGAGGTTTAGTTTTAGATAGGAGGTGTTGTGTATGTGTCCCAACACTTCAACAATTCACATGTTTATATGTAAGGTTAGTGCCTTAACGGTGGAAAATTTTACCGTCCTTTATTAGCTTCCTAGTTaattaagggtgcgtttgtCAGCCACTCAGCCGCATTATTTATTaagttgataaaaaaaattgtacatCATTACTTAGGACAAGCCTGCGTTACGTTGCAGACTCTGTATGTAACAGCTCAGTGCAAACGCCTTGTATCAGCTGAGTTCCAACAGCTTTTCCTCTCTCCTGCAACACGTGGATGCTCCCCATTTGCTATGTTACATACAGACTCTGTAACATAGCAAGCTCCCATTACCTACCATGTTAGGCTTTTAAAACAGGCTGCAGGGCTTTGATTTCGTCACCATAGTGTTAGTGTGCTCCCCAAGTAATATAATAAcgacaaaaatgaaaagatgCCAATAGCAGCAGTAGTGATTTTCACTTCACTTGGGACCAAATTGCCGACTCCATGAGATGAGACTATAAATGGAGCCTTCTTGCATCATTGATGACTACTGAGCCTAAAATGCCAACAACAATTGCTAATCGTCGGATACATgacaaaaatgacaaaagtAAGGATTTGCATAATAGACCTGCTCTGCTACACTACTACTATGTATATCACGTAACATGTATACAGGTAATATTACAGCTACCAAGCACAATTCAACTGCTTTACTGGTCTTGCACGTCACCTTATTCTTTCAATTCAACACTACGCCCGATTTATACTAAGGAAATGTCGTGCTTCAAGGCTTTGTTTACCGGTGTAAACATAGTCAGGTGGATTTCAGACAAATCCAAAGTCTTGCCGCCTATCTGAAAGCCAAACATTCACTTGGAACAGAGTTTGTGGCCGCCTTACAACTAAGTGCTCAGAGCCTCAGACTTTACGTGGTCAGCTTGGCAACAGGAAAACCTTCTCGAAGGAGATAACTGTCCTTAGCTGAAAGCGACATATGTTAGTAAAAATGGAGTACTTCTTCCTTAAAAAGACTTATATGTACATGTAAATTCAATTAAGCAAATAAttgaaacaagaataaaattgtaaaagataGCTGTAATTAACTCAGTTTCCAGTCTACAGTAAAATTGATTAAAgttgatccaaaatctaaatGTAAAAACCAGGTAAGAGACTGAGTGGCCTGCAAGGAGTTTGCACTCTTCAAAACGTGGTCTACTGTATATTACCATGCCAATAACATAAGCCTCTATGGGCTTTTGACTCCCTCTCTATAATAATTTCTTGGTGGATACGAAATGGGAATATAACTTATGCAAGAAATAGGACATCACACGCTATACATGGTTATTGGAAATCAATTCTAGAGTATGAAAAGATAGATGTAAGGGGTTATAAAAGATGTACTCTACTAAAAGCGGCACAAGGGATGAAAATTGCTCAGGATAGCAATCAGCCAATGGCTAGACACAGAGAGTTTCAGATTCCTAGTTGAATGTAACAAAAGAGATTATTTTTACTTGGCAATTTTTAGGTATTTTATTTGGCAATCAACTCTATGCTATCATACTACTCTCCTTAACCACTCCATGTCACCAAGTTCTACTGGTATCATAAGTAACAGTCTGTAAAGTTGCAATTTTTAGAGATTGGTACTCTCCAAATACATTATCTTTAGTTTTTCTTCTTGAGCCTATAAATTTTCTACATATCACaggaaaaagaatattgaattagtttttaaattattcctAATTATATTTCCACCCACCAAAGAAACTGATACTCCAATCAGATTACCTCCAACTAATTAACCAATTGACTTGTAAAGCTTACTAGACTATATGATTTAGTGTGCTCTGTAACAGTTTCACAAAGATTAATTTGGATACAAGTAAATGTATTAAAGGAAGTCCTAAGGAATGTACCTCAGATGATGCTGCTAGGTGCAGTTTATGCCAATGGCAACAACTAATGGTTTCTCTACTTTGGAAAATAATACATCATCCCAACTCAGCAGGATAGCTTCTTCAATTCAGGCTTTCTTTAAGCTTAAATCATCATTCTTAATCATTATTCTGATGATATAGTGGGTCGACTTCTACCTTCGTTTCCACCGTCAGATAGACTAATGGTTGGAATGCTGCCCTCtttaataagatttttaacAGGTCGAGCAGTTCGAGTGTCTTCCGACAATTTCAATATTGCATCTCTGACTACCAAATAGTTCTTATCAAGCGGATCTGGAAAATTTCCTTCGTCAACCATCTCTTTCAATACCTCAAAAGCCAAAGGAGGGTTTAGTTCAGAAAGAAAAGCACTTATTAATGCtacaaaaacaaacatgtcAGGTTTCATTCCCTTCTCTTTCATCATACGGAAATGAACTAGAGCTGCCCTAGGCCTATCACACTTGCAAAGACCAGTAATAAGAGCCATGAAAGTAATCCTGTTGGGTGCACATCCTTTTTCCTCCATTTCATTCCAAAGCATGATAGCATCATCAGGTCTTCCAGCAATACATAGACCGTCTATTAAAGTAGTGTAGGTAATCACATCGGGGGAGCCGCTTTCTTTTTCTAACATCCGGGAAAGACAAAGCATGGCCTGATCAATATTGCCACTTTTGCACCATCCATTGATAAGCAAGTTGTAGGTCGCAACAGAGGGAATAAGGCCCTTTGTGATCATCTCATTGAAAAGATCCTCGGCTTCTGCAACCCTTTGGGCCTTACATAGCCCGctaattattatattgtaaGCTACTACATCAGGGCAACACCCATGAGCACATATATCACGGAATAGCTCCAAGGCTAAATCGACTCTTTTAATATCAATTAGGCCACCTATAGCTGCCGAATAGCAAACTATATCAGGGAGGAAACCTTCTTGAACCATGTCAGTGAGAAATCTGAAAGCTTCCATCGCTTTCCCATGTTTGCATAGCTCTTTGATAAGCAAGGTATTATGTTTCACCCATGGTTCATGTCCTTGAACACGCATCTTCCTCACAAGATTAAGGGCTCCTACAACATCTTGTCTTCTACACAGACAACGAAACATGGAGTTGAGAGTAAAATGGGTCGGCTTAAAACCTGACTCCTCCATTTCTCTCAAAAGCTCGTAACTTTCTTCCAGCCTATTTGAATTGCATAGCCCATCaattaaattgttgtaaaGGAAAACATTTTGCATACAGCCAATTTGAGTCATTTCTCTGAAGAGGCTTAGGGCCAGATCCAGCTTTCCATCCTTCAGTAAAGTATTAATTACAATATCAAAAGAAGAGGTGTTTGGGGAAACTGTTCCCTTAAAGATCATGAGCATTTCCACCCCAACATCAGCAATAGGTTCGCCCTTGATCATGGCCTGAAGCAGATTATAAGCCTGATCTATTGAACCATTGCTGACAAGAATCCTCATGATAGAATTACAAAGGAGAGTCATAGTATTGACATCCCTGTCCTCCCAGATTTCTTTAACTAACAGGGTCAGTTCTCCTTCATCAGAACAAGAAGTTATAAGCTTTGAAAGTATCTCAAAATCAGGTGTAATACCAGATCCCCTCATTTCCGAGTACAATTGCAATGCCATTTCAAGTTGTTTATTCTTACAGAGCCCTCCAATTATCACATCATACATAGCAGCATCAGAAGCAAAACCTGATTTCGTCATTTTATCAAACAGCTGCAAGGCCTTATCTACTCTAGATTTCTTCACAAACCCATGAATCAACACGCAGAATGTCTTCTCATTCAATCTAATATTGCAATCATCCATTCTTTCAATCAACTCACATGCCTTATCCACCTCACCCCACTTACTAAAAGCAACCAACAAGATAGAAAATACATGTTCATCAACCCACCCGTGATCAATAATCTCATTGAAAACACTCAAAGCTTTATCAAACTGGCCAGAATTGCAATAAACCTGCAATAGGGGCGTCAGCGTGTATTTATCATAACCCCACCCGTAATCTTGCATTTCTTTCAATCTCATCTCAACTAAGTCAACTGAACAAGACTTACACAAAGCCTCTAACAGACAATTATAGCTATAATTATTCGGAACGCAAAGACCTTCTCTTTTAACTTGATCAAACAACATGTTAGCTTCTTCAACCAACCCTACACTACCCAAACACCTAATCAAAAACCCCAAAGCCCCGGGGGACATAAAACACCGGGATTTCACGACATCCTGAGCCAAAACTCTGAGTGGGGGAATCCGTCGAGCACGTGATAGGATCGACGCCATGGCATTGTAAGTATATATATTGTGTTTATACCCACGTTGGACTGAGGCCCAGGCAAAGAAAAAGTTTGCTAATTTCCAGCTCCTAAACTTATTCAACACATTTTCAACAACTTTATTGGTGAGCTTTGGTGAGAGATCGATCAATTCTGGGTTATTTGGAGAGAAGGGTTTCTTGGCGAAGATAGAAATGATTTTGTCAGTGATTTCAAAGGCATCTGACGGAAGAGTATTGTTGTTTTGCGAATTTGAGCAAATGGgtctttcaaattttgtgcCGAAATAAAGCTCTTTGATCGAGTTGTAAAAGTTTCTAGGGGCAGGTACTTCAAATTTTGACAGAGCCATTGGAGCAAAAGATTTTGCAACCCGCTTAACTTCCAACGTTTACAACGTTACAGGAGACTAAGGGGCaggcaaaaataaaatattagtttgattattttactttttatttcctttaacaaacaattatgaatttgtgatgATAATCTATTAATCTCACCAATaaaggttttctttttttaaaaaagaaaaaaaaactcttaagctttttaaattttttttgacagGTTTGGTGATCCCATAATAAAtctacaaatttttaatttttaaattttgtaaagctatataaatgaaaattttctacaCAATTTTCACCACACCAGTGAAAGTAGTTCTGCCGCCATAGAAGCATTTGCTTGTTTTTCTGTTCACTAATTAACAATAGTTAATCGATGAATAttggaataatttttaagaataaaaattttgaaatgtatAGTATCAATATTCTCATTTGTGCTAGTGTCATATAAttgagattaattattttaatttttattctaatcaCCCATCCAAATTGTACttacaagaaatttaaatcaGCACGTAATttatccaaagaaaaaaagaagaaataaatagatataaattttatgttgttgATCATAAagtggatattaataaaaaaaatttctttaattagtaaaagtaaaagagaTAATCTATTCATATGCACCCAATAACCCCCGAAATAACGTAAAATGAAAAGCAGAAGGCAGCTTTAATCAGCATGCTTAGCTGCTTGATCTACTTAACTTGAAACCACATAGAAGGGCTAGGGATTCCCTTAAGAACGACAGAAAGCATATAGTAGCCAGGAGGAGCAATATTTCCTGACGGTGGCATCGCAACAACAACTTCATGTACTCCAGGGTACACATCGTCCTTGATCTCGATAATAGCCAATTCAATAAGCCTCTGGTTCATGGAAATAGAATGTGTGACGAACGGTGGTGCAATCATTGTCACCATCAAATCAAATTCGTTCAGCATCTCAGCTGACTTAACCTTAATTCCCACCCACTTGCCGTAGGGGGCAGCCTTTTCGGTTTCGTCGACCAAGATCATTGGTCTTCTGTCAGCCAATTCGGGAGCCAAGTAAGGAGGGCTGAATTTCTCAAGACGGAGCTCCGTTGGGAATTTCGCCCATTCTTGGTACCCGTCGTTGTCGTTGCTGCCACCGACGAACACTCTTCCGTCAGGTAGCAAATTGGCTACCGAATGGTACATTCTTGGAATGTCAGACGGGGCCAACTCTGTAAACCTGGAGCCCGGTGGTTTGCTGGGCTTGTACAACAAGGGTTTGAAGCAAGGCTTGTCCGCATCCTTCCATCCTGCTGATCCAAGCTCAGCGCCGTTGATGAGCAGCACATCACCAGTCGGGAGCAACACTCCGTCTGACATAACCCTCGGTGTCGGCATCTTCTCCGTCGTCCAAACTGGATCTGGGCTTGTTACCACCATTCTGGCACAGTCATCCAACGCGGGTACGAGTCTTTTCTCCACCTCTCCGAAGTA contains these protein-coding regions:
- the LOC102627087 gene encoding putative pentatricopeptide repeat-containing protein At5g08310, mitochondrial; translated protein: MALSKFEVPAPRNFYNSIKELYFGTKFERPICSNSQNNNTLPSDAFEITDKIISIFAKKPFSPNNPELIDLSPKLTNKVVENVLNKFRSWKLANFFFAWASVQRGYKHNIYTYNAMASILSRARRIPPLRVLAQDVVKSRCFMSPGALGFLIRCLGSVGLVEEANMLFDQVKREGLCVPNNYSYNCLLEALCKSCSVDLVEMRLKEMQDYGWGYDKYTLTPLLQVYCNSGQFDKALSVFNEIIDHGWVDEHVFSILLVAFSKWGEVDKACELIERMDDCNIRLNEKTFCVLIHGFVKKSRVDKALQLFDKMTKSGFASDAAMYDVIIGGLCKNKQLEMALQLYSEMRGSGITPDFEILSKLITSCSDEGELTLLVKEIWEDRDVNTMTLLCNSIMRILVSNGSIDQAYNLLQAMIKGEPIADVGVEMLMIFKGTVSPNTSSFDIVINTLLKDGKLDLALSLFREMTQIGCMQNVFLYNNLIDGLCNSNRLEESYELLREMEESGFKPTHFTLNSMFRCLCRRQDVVGALNLVRKMRVQGHEPWVKHNTLLIKELCKHGKAMEAFRFLTDMVQEGFLPDIVCYSAAIGGLIDIKRVDLALELFRDICAHGCCPDVVAYNIIISGLCKAQRVAEAEDLFNEMITKGLIPSVATYNLLINGWCKSGNIDQAMLCLSRMLEKESGSPDVITYTTLIDGLCIAGRPDDAIMLWNEMEEKGCAPNRITFMALITGLCKCDRPRAALVHFRMMKEKGMKPDMFVFVALISAFLSELNPPLAFEVLKEMVDEGNFPDPLDKNYLVVRDAILKLSEDTRTARPVKNLIKEGSIPTISLSDGGNEGRSRPTISSE